The Aspergillus flavus chromosome 2, complete sequence region AACGAGGCTATTGTTCAGATCACCGTGAGTCTTCCGGTTACCTCTACTCAGGAACGGTGGGCTTACAACTCTTACTATCAGATTGCagacctcttcttcgtgCATCACCGTGGCGGAATGAATGCGTTGTACAtgaccatgatgatgatcggAGTAAGTCTCCCCTGTGCTCATCACCTCCCACACACACTCAGCTAACATCGTGTCAGAGCTTCCTCACCCCCATGGCTGCCGGGGCTCAGGCGACAAGACAGGGTTGGCGATGGTCCTACCGTACAATGGGTATTTTCAATGCGGTTATCTTTGTCCTTTTCATCGTCTTTTACGAGGAGTCGAAGTATACCCCTACCATCGAAGGAGTAACGCCCACCGCTAGGCCTACGGATGGCGCGCAGCAAATTCCTGCTGATGAGTCTGGCAACAAGTCACTTGTCAAAGCTGCCACCAGAGCTGAGGAGCATAGCATCAGTGGACCTCCATTAGATCACATTATCCCTATGAAGACATGGGCACAGAGACTGTCCCTGGTAACCTATACACAGGAACCCATCTGGCCATACTTCTATCGCCCCATCGAGATCCTTTTCACATTTCCTGCCGTCCTCTGCTGTGGTCTGCAGTATGCATGCGGGGTGATATGGCTTACAATTCTTTCAAGTGTGATCGCTCTAGTATTCCCCCTTCCCCCATATGAGTTCACTCCTGAGCAAATCGGTTACATGAGTGTTGGTCCGTTTATCGGTAACTTGATCGGCTCATTTTACGGCGGCTTCCTTGGAGACTGGTCGATTAAGTACTTTTCTGGACGGAATTCCGGATACTACGAGCCCGAGATGCGTCTGTACATTCTACACCTCCCGGCAGTGGCCTTGTGCGGCGGTCTCATTATGTTTGGAGTAACCATTGACAGGGTATGTCTACCAAACCATCGTTCTCTACTACTTAGCGTCGAACTCACGTCTCACAGGGTATGCACTGGATTTTACCCAGTATCGCTGGAGCCCTCTTTGGCTTCGGGCTCGGCAGTATCAGCGACGCATGTCTGACTCTAGTTATCGATAGCTACATGGAGGTAAGCCGCAGTTTGACTTTTGTCCTTAACCGTCGATTAGTACTAATTGCGAGCAGATCACGGGTGATGCGTTCACGGGCGTGGCCTTCCTAAGAAATGCTTTTAGTATTGGCATACCATTCGCCATCAGTCCTTGGATGGAGCATAGCGGCTTGACGAAGATGTTCGTCGCCTGTGGGTTTATCAGCTTGGGAGTCACCTTGACATTATTGGGCATGGTCATGTACGGAAAGCGCATTCGACGCGCGACGGCGAAACGATATCATCAGATGGCTAGCAAAAGTGGATGACTTGCAGGTCATAGCTTGGTAGACTATATGACCTGTCGATTGATTGCAGCTGATGTTATCTGTGTGTGGCCAGAATGGGGATACATTTTTATTGACAAGAATATAAGCACAAGGATTTGCGTATTGCCATTTGAATTAGTATGATGAAGGTTGACATCACCGCATAGTAGACCTTGC contains the following coding sequences:
- a CDS encoding synaptic vesicle transporter translates to MADSEVPGISLTDHGTPPGTVLLIKDDGGNETHGQRRIVLSPLPSSDPNEPLNWSTARKACNFTLVLAVTCLIFTALSIQQIFWQLMVVDLNVTYAQLNNAMSVNFVGLAMGCVFFIPFAKKFGRRPVYLISTALMLVTSFWAAEIKTIAELYITNLLQGLAGATNEAIVQITIADLFFVHHRGGMNALYMTMMMIGSFLTPMAAGAQATRQGWRWSYRTMGIFNAVIFVLFIVFYEESKYTPTIEGVTPTARPTDGAQQIPADESGNKSLVKAATRAEEHSISGPPLDHIIPMKTWAQRLSLVTYTQEPIWPYFYRPIEILFTFPAVLCCGLQYACGVIWLTILSSVIALVFPLPPYEFTPEQIGYMSVGPFIGNLIGSFYGGFLGDWSIKYFSGRNSGYYEPEMRLYILHLPAVALCGGLIMFGVTIDRGMHWILPSIAGALFGFGLGSISDACLTLVIDSYMEITGDAFTGVAFLRNAFSIGIPFAISPWMEHSGLTKMFVACGFISLGVTLTLLGMVMYGKRIRRATAKRYHQMASKSG